The Synechococcus sp. BL107 nucleotide sequence TTGCCGGGAAGGGATTTGCGGTAGTTGCGGTTTTCTCGTCAATGGCCAAGGCCATGGACCGCGCACAGCTACATCTGTTTGCCAGCTTTATCTGAGGGAATTTCCCGATGGTGCTTCCATCACCCTGGCGCCATGGAAAGCGAAAGCGTTCCCCACCATCCAAGACTTAATGGTGGATCGATCAGCTTTGGATCGCATTATTGCGGCTGGAGGCTATTGCTCAACTGGAACAGGACAGGCACCTGACGCCAACGCCCAGCCCATTGGTCGACAACAAGCATCAAAGGCATTTGACACGGCCACTTGCATCGGTTGCGGCGCCTGCGTAGCCAGTTGCCGCAATGCTTCAGCCAGCTTGTTTGTGGCAGCGAAATTGGCCCATCTCGGTCAACTGCCCCAAGGACAGCCGGAACGGGCTTCACGAGCAATCACGATGCAACGTCGAATGGAGGAGGAAGGATTTGGAAGCTGTAGTAACAACTTGGAGTGCGAAGCAGTGTGCCCTCAAGAGATATCTGCAGACTGGATTAGCTGGATGCACAGGGAAAAATCAAAAACTAAGTAGTATTTTTCAGATATCAAAGCTTTTAGAATTGAATAATTAAGCTTCACTTTTATACAAGGATTTAGCAGTTTCACGAAATGCATCCAATGACTTACCAGCTTTTCTTTTAGAAGGACGCAACGAATTTCCAGGGATTAGGTAATTTGTTGAGAAATTAACCATAACAACCTCAGGCTTTTCCTTTTCGCTAAGGGCAAGCTGCTCGCGAATTTCCTCAGCGGTTGTCAAAGCTGGCTCAATTTTAACGTCTGGCAAGTCTTCAGCCTTTTTCTGAAGCACTTTGGCTTCTACTTGAACAATATTATTTTGACTGGAAGGTGAATTTTGCTTCGCCTTCGTGAATGGAAACAAAAATACGATACTGAAAAGCAGCGCAATAAAAGATGTGATTAATGCAGTAAGGCCGAGCTCTATGCCTTTAAACTCCCAAACAAGACCAGAAGTTGCGAACCCAAAAACACCTACAAATGCAAATATCGTCCCTAGTATGAATCTTGGACCGAAAACGTATTGAGACTGTTTGAAAAACTTGCTTTTATCGTCAAATGGGTTGCGTAAAACAATACCCAAAATCCCGTCGATAATCGCCATTAGCCAAATTTATTTCGAGCAACGTTAACGGCTAAGAGCCGAAGTCGTGGATGCAAGCTAACGCCTGCTGCAC carries:
- a CDS encoding succinate dehydrogenase/fumarate reductase iron-sulfur subunit, with amino-acid sequence MKLTMRIWRQTTASDLGSYETHILEHVSSDLSLLEALDQLNEQLISSGKRPVSFEHDCREGICGSCGFLVNGQGHGPRTATSVCQLYLREFPDGASITLAPWKAKAFPTIQDLMVDRSALDRIIAAGGYCSTGTGQAPDANAQPIGRQQASKAFDTATCIGCGACVASCRNASASLFVAAKLAHLGQLPQGQPERASRAITMQRRMEEEGFGSCSNNLECEAVCPQEISADWISWMHREKSKTK